The nucleotide window ATGATCGAtgttaagattaaaaattttttattaaatcaacgTAAGCCTTGTCGTGTTGGATACATCGATGAGGTTGAAGATCCAATTTCCGGTAAATATTGAAACAATTTCTGTATTCTAtggtttatattttgaaattataactttttttttcatttttttttagaaagttCTGAACCTAGTTCACAAATTGAGTCATCAGAAACAAACTCTTTCAGTCAACGAAGCCTTCAGAGAGATCCCAGTTTTGTATTGGAATTAAATGAATCACCACCATCGAAAAAACCTCGAGGAACAATCGATATTTTTACTCCAAAACTATGCACAATGTTGGATAAATGTAAAATCAGCGATCGGAATGCGACGGGTTTATTGATTAGTTTTCTTGAAGCTGTTGGGATGGATGCTAGCCAATACATTGTTAATAGAACTTCAATAAAACAGAAGCGTGAAAAGTTTCGAGAGGACAGAGCCGCGGAAATTCAacatagatttaaaaatacagAACTCAGTAGATTAATTATCCACTGGGACGGCAAACATTTACCTGACATCACTGGTAGAAACTTCATAGAGCGTCTTCCCATTATAATTTCTGCAGAAAAAGAAACTAAAATACTATCGATACCCAAACTCGAAAATTCCACCGGTCGCGCAATGGCTGATGCAGTTTTTGATGCTCTGCAAGAATACGGGATTAGTGAATTCGTAGTTGGTTTGTGCTGTGATACTACAGCTTCAAATACAGGACAATTTAACGGTGCAGCAGTGTTGATTGAACAAGCATTGGAACGAGATCTTCTTCTATTACCATGTCGACACCATATATTGGAAGTTGTACTGAAAGCTGTATTCGATtgtcaaattttcaattcttcTGGACCGAATGTGCCTTTATTTGTAAGGTTCAGGAAAGAATGGGATGCATTGGACCTTACAAAATTTGAATCTGGAATAAACGATCCGATAATCTATAATATTCTCGAAAATGATATTCTCGACATCCGTGAATTTGCAGAAACACAATTGACTTTGAATCACGACAGAGACGattatttagaattattaaagttGACATTGATATTCATTGGAGTAGTACCCGATAATGTTGTGTTTCGTGTTCCTGGAGCTATGCATCAAGCAAGGTGAATGGCCAAGGCAATTTACtctctcaaaatttttcttttgtgaTCTACGTTTAAGCTGACTTCGAATGAACATTAAAGTCTTGGTATGATTTGTGttgttattgtaaaaatatatgtgaagaTATGGTTTATGGCATCATCATCAATCAAAGCTCCCAATTGTGATTTTCAATTGATACAATCGATTTACAACTTCCAATCAATTGACAAAAAACTATCATCTGctgctttgaaaaaaattttgaatcatttatgGTATCTCACTCCAGAAAACTGTTTAATGGCACTATTCGATGACAGTGTTGATgaagaaacgaaaaaaaaaaatggttcaaaaattattcgataATAACGATTATGATTCTTCAGATGACAGTCAAATctgtaattcaaaaaaatagtaatagcTGAAAAAGATGTACCAAAATTATTCGACCATGGAT belongs to Cotesia glomerata isolate CgM1 unplaced genomic scaffold, MPM_Cglom_v2.3 scaffold_1405, whole genome shotgun sequence and includes:
- the LOC123273832 gene encoding uncharacterized protein LOC123273832, with the protein product MAMQDEKENIFLIGDTHSQIDGNQLPSNLQVLQFLFHNLRVLNHNLRDSKYLVYDELITFWQKVKIPTQQKCRCIAKIEQLYNDWRSLQKSSSVKGITQTNKEEAFSSSLKNLFDIAHNDALNMIDVKIKNFLLNQRKPCRVGYIDEVEDPISESSEPSSQIESSETNSFSQRSLQRDPSFVLELNESPPSKKPRGTIDIFTPKLCTMLDKCKISDRNATGLLISFLEAVGMDASQYIVNRTSIKQKREKFREDRAAEIQHRFKNTELSRLIIHWDGKHLPDITGRNFIERLPIIISAEKETKILSIPKLENSTGRAMADAVFDALQEYGISEFVVGLCCDTTASNTGQFNGAAVLIEQALERDLLLLPCRHHILEVVLKAVFDCQIFNSSGPNVPLFVRFRKEWDALDLTKFESGINDPIIYNILENDILDIREFAETQLTLNHDRDDYLELLKLTLIFIGVVPDNVVFRVPGAMHQA